Part of the Nostoc sp. ATCC 53789 genome, AATTTGTTTTGATGCCAAAGGTTTTGGCTTTTCTGAAAAACCATTGTCTCGTCGAGAACACAACGGTCATCAAGTTATTGAGTTTCAAAGAATTATTCAGGCATTATGTGATGAACCCGCAGTGATTGTAGCGGAATCTCTAGGGGGATTAGTTGCCCTTGCTCTTGCTCAAGAAAATCCGCAGTTAATCGGGCAGCTTGTAGTAGTAAATGTACCTGTTTTTGCCCAACGTCTACCCCATTGGGCTATGGGATTACTTGCCCAAACTCCTCTAGAAATCATCCAAACAATTGACTCCTTACGTCTGGCATATTTGTTTGCACCTCTATTAAGAGAAATTATGGCAATAGAAAGACGTGGGGTATTATTTGATCCGTCAATTTTGACAAAAGAAGATGTCTATTGGATAACTTACCCCTTTATTCAATTTCCTGGTACGATTGTCAAAGTTGCCGAAGAGTTACAAATAGCAGCACGAGAAATTGAGAATTGGCAAGCAAATAAGCCAAATATGCTTACCAAAATTCAAAATAAACTAAGTGCAATTAAGTGTCCTACACTAGTTTTGTGGGGCGACCAAGATAGTTGGTTTCCTGCTACTCATGGTGAAAAATTACATCAGCATATCCCAAATTCCAAATTAAAAATTTTGTCTAACTGCTATCATGACGCTTCAAGTGGTGCTTCTAAGGAGTTGAATGCAGCGATTCTGGAATTTTTACGGGATGGTGAAACTGTACTAAGACCGCTTGATGGCTAAGGTAAGTCCATCGGCAATGGGGACAAGGGAGAGTGTTACCCGTTCATCATGATGTAACTTCTCATTGAGTGCGCGAATTGATTGGGTGCTTTCATCTTGATTTTCCGGGTCAGCAACTTGTCCTGACCATAAAACATTATCAATCGCAATCAATCCACCTGGACGCAATAATTGCAGCGATCGCTCATAATATCCATCATAATTTTCTTTATCAGCATCAATAAAAGCAAAATCAAATGTCTCGCCTTGTCCAGTTGCCAACAGCTGATCTAAAGTTTCTAAACCTGGGGCCAATCGTAGATCGATTTTATGGGCAACTCCGGCTTCTTGCCAATATCGGCGAGCGATCGCAGTAAATTCTTCACTCACATCAGCAGCAATAATTTTACCATCATCAGGAAGTGCTAAAGCAACTGAGAGCGAGCTATAACCTGTAAATACACCAACTTCTAGGGTTTTTTTGGCTCCAATCAGCTGTACTAGCAGTCTCATAAACTGCCCTTGTTCTGGTGAAATCTGCATTGTGCTTCTGGGATGATTGGCAGTTTCTTGGCGCAACTTCAAAAGAATCTCTGGTTCCCGCAATGAAACGGATAAAAGGTAATTATAGAGTTGATCGTCAAGACCTATAGACTGTTTTGGCATGGTAGATGAGAGAATTTCAATAATCTACAGTTATACTATCGCCTAAAAGTGGTTTATCAAACATCAGACAAGAGGACTTTTAAAATATCCTCTAACCCGGATTTCTCACGCATAGTGTAGGCTTCAGGGGAAGAGGAGTGTGGGGAGTGTGGGGAGTGTGGGGAGTGTGGGGGGTAAGACTTCTTCCCCATCCTCCCACACCTCCCACACCCCTTGGATTTCTCACTTGTGAGAAATCCAGGCTAAATTCTCACTGCGGAGTCTTCCTTCAAGATATACCAAATACCATTATTATCTTGAAGTAAAATCTGATATTTTTGCTCAACAAATTCCAGTAGATTTGGAAATTTTTCTTTGATTATAGCCTGCGGTTCGTAATCAATAAAAATATAAGGAGGCTTTGATGAATCCAACTGCTTTATCAGTGCTGACCATTGCTCAGATAAAAAATATTCAAGAGCCCAACCACGTAGTATTGTAGCTTGATTCCGACCAGAAAAATAGTAAATAGATGGATCGCCAGCTACATAAATATCACCAACAAGATTTCCTGGTTGAGATATAAAATTAGCTTCTGAACGAAGAGATGGATATTTTGGTCTAAAGACAGCCTGATATTGCAATCGTGTATCTTCAGTTAAAGCAAAATTATTATTAACCAGAGTAATACTCTTTTTTGCGAGAGTGAAAGAGAAAGGTAAGAACAATAAAAATACCAGCAAAATAGTTGGGATTCGAGACTTTAATCCTTTTAAGGAATCCCACAATATATCTAATCCCTTAGTTGCTAAAATACCTATAGGTACAAACAATAGTAAATAATGGTATTCCCACAATGCTGTTCCCTGTAAAAGAATAACAGACAAAGCAAAAATACACCAAACAACAAGTAGCAAAGTCAATATATTCTTAGACTTATACAATGATACATATACTGCAACAGCAGTCATTAAAATTAAAGAATAAAAATTCTGTAATAACCATTTTATTCCCAAAACAAAATTAGTCTGATTAAATGCAGCATTAGCAACAATCATCGGTGGATATATAAAAAATGTCTTCAACACTATCGCAAAACTATTAACCGAGATAAAGTAGCTGGCAACAACCAAAAGAGGAAATGTAACTCCTATAAAAATTGGGATAAAAATCTCAATGAAGTTTTTTTGAATACTGTGGCGTTTTATTAGTATAGAATACATCAATATAGTTAGCCAGAATGAAACCAAGATCAGCAGAAATAAGAATTTAAATAAAAGAACAATTCCGCCTAAAAAGCCTGACATTAAAAGCAGATAAAATCTTTGCTTTCCTTCTTTTGTAAAAGATTTAAAAGTAACCCAAAGACAAAGGAATAAAGGAAAACCGACCAGTGCTTCTACTTGAGTCAGATGCCAAGCACCGGAAACAATATAGTAAACGCCAACTGTTAACAAAGGTACTAGACTTGCAATTATCTGATGTCGAAAATAGCTTTTTAGAGTCAGCAGCAATATTATCGAAAAAAATACCATGTAAATAAGTTCAAATACATGGATACCAATCTCATTAAAACCAAACAAACTTCCTGCTAAAAAATAAAATGAAAAAATCCCCGGTTGTTTAATATCCCAAAAATCTCGATAAAGTACTTTTCCTTGTTGCATCTCCAAAGCACCTAGCCTAAAAAATGCTTGATCTCCGTCAAATGGAAAATGTAAATGTATCAGACCAATAATGACAATAGCAATCAAAACTATAAAGTCAATTTTATTTAATTTAGCAATACTAATCATGGAAATTTAAATTTATATTTAAGTGACTATTTCGCAGTATTTAATATCCTAATAAGATAACAGGAATTCTGTCTTTTTTTTATTACTCATAATGCCTAAAAACTGGAATTAATAAAGATTATGAGTCTATTGGTACTTAATTTTATGCTTAACTTTGCTATGTTTTGCCACACCTTTTAGAGTTTGCAAATGTTTGCAGTGCAAGCAAAACTCTATCTTCATATATGATTGCAACAAGTAGGTGGGCATGAAACAATTGAACTATGTAAAGATACAGTATTTTGCAAATAATTTAGGTACAAATGCAGAACTCACACATCAGATAGAGTTTCTATCTCTTGCCTTCTCCCGCTAAAAGCGATCTGTCTGCTGTTGTAACGCTGCACGATCCTGCCTCAAAACTCGTAACTCTTTGTACTTCATACAAAAGAAAACTGCTGTAAATAGGTAGGTGTAACGTACTAAACTATTGCTTTGAACAACTATGAGTATATCGGTAACTATGTAGTGTGTATGTGAAGTATTAATGTAGATATAGGCTAATACGTTTGAGTTCGTAATATTTTGCCCAACCCAGACCACTCACTTGCTTGAATTGGAGGAACCTCTGACCTCGCAGACTCACTAACGCTTTTAGCGTCTTCTCTTTTTAAGGAGAGTTAGGACGATCAAGCCTTAACTAGAACTTATTAGGATATAGATCAGCACAATAACTTTAAATATAGGAAATACTGATGGAACGTTCAAAATTAATTGCTATTCTTACAGGTGCGATTTCGGTTATTTTAGCGATCGCTTACCTGATCTTAGTCCAACTGCTGGACTACCGAGACATGAAACCCGCCCCTATCAGCCAATTTGACCAAGCGCCTGCGATTATTTCTGTTTTTTGGCAGATTGACAAAATTACCGAAGTGTAAGTCATATTTTGTTTTGCTGACTTGTAGAGACGCAATCAATTGCGTCTCTTGTCATTTATGTCAATAAGTAAAAACTCATGATGATTATTGATCAAACCAACGATTGATTCATAGATAAAAAACAATAGCTATTATTCATTACTCAAATGGTTGATTATTATATAAGATTTTTTTAGAGCATTTATCTCAGATTTGTTTAGATAAAGTAATTCCTTTTTGACAGATATAACGGTAAGCTGTTTCTAACAAGATTAAATAAAGATAAATTTGTCTTATCTGCATAGGCGTAGCCTGTCGTAGATATCTCTGGGTTAACAGGGATCAACGCAAGTTGAACTAAAACCCCAAATTTTTGATGAAAACTATAGAGGTGAGTTGATGGCTCAGTTTCTACTTGAGACTGTTTGGCTAGTTCCTTGCTACGCCTTAATAGGTGGCTTGTTAGCAGTGCCTTGGTCGCCGGGAATCATTCGGAAAACGGGGCCAAGACCGGCGGGTTATATAAACTTGGTGATGACATTTTTGGCGTTTGTACATAGTGCGATCGCCTTACAAGCAACTTGGAATCAACCAGCCCAAGAAGTATTTATTCCTTGGTTATCTACAGCTGGTTTAGACCTCACTATTGCTTTAGAAATATCCTCAGTGAGTGTCGGCGCTTTAGTTGTGATTACTGGTTTGAATTTGCTGGCGCAGATTTATGCCATCGGTTACATGGAGATGGATTGGGGTTGGGGACGCTTCTATTCTTTATTAGGATTATTTGAAGCTGGACTATGTGCCCTGGTTCTGTGTAATAACTTGTTCTTCAGCTATGTAATTTTGGAAGTCCTCACACTGGGAACCTATCTACTAGTTGGCTTATGGTTTAGCCAGCCGTTGGTAGTCTCAGGTGCCAGAGATGCTTTCTTAACCAAGCGGGTAGGAGACTTATTCTTGCTGATGGGCGTGTTGGCATTATGGCCCCTAGCTGGAACTTGGAGTTATCCAGAACTAGCTAAGTGGGCGGCGACTGCTAACGTCAACCCGACAACAATGGCCCTGGTAGGTTTAGCCTTAATTGCCGGGCCAATGGGTAAATGTGCCCAGTTCCCACTGCATTTGTGGTTGGATGAAGCAATGGAAGGCCCAGTTCCCAGTACAATTTTGCGGAATTCGGTAGTGGTTGCTAGTGGTGCATGGGTGCTGATTAAACTGCAACCTGTGTTAAGCCTGTCGCCCATAGTTTCCTCCGCTATGGTGGCCATTGGGGTAGTGACGGCAGTAGGTGCTTCTTTAATTGCGATCGCTCAAGTTGATCTTAAACGCTGCCAATCCTATTCTGTCAGTGCATACATGGGTTTAGTATTCATTGCCGTGGGAACGCAACAAGATGAAGCAGCACTGTTGTTAGTACTTACTCATGCTATATCCGCAGCCCTATTGGTGATGAGTACCGGCGGAATTATTTGGAATAGCATCACCCAAGATGTCACCCAATTAGGCGGATTGTGGACACGTCGCCCGATTTCAGCAATAGCCTTTATCGTCGGGACTTTGGGATTAATTGGTTTTCCACCATTGGGTAGTTTTTGGGCGTTAGTGAAACTAGCAGATGGGTTGTGGGAAACGCAACCTTGGTTAGTGGGAGTAGTGATAACGGTGAACGCTTTGACAGCCGTGAGTTTAACCAGAGAATTTGGTTTAATTTTTGGTGGTAAAGCTACACAAATGAGTCAGCGATCGCCTGAAGCACACTGGCCAATGATTTTACCAATGGTAATTTTACTTGCCTTTAGTCTACATCTTCCTTTAGTGTTGCAAAGCTTATCACTTTTACCTGATTGGGCAACTTTAAACAAAGATGTCGTACTACTTTTAATTTGGTCGAGTATTTCCGGTTGTAGCATCACTGGTGTGGTTTATTTAGGCAATATTCCTAAACCAATTCGCCTCCCTTGGAAAGGTCTACAAGACTTGTTCGCATACGACTTTTATACCCCCAAACTCTATCGAATAACCATTATTTTTGGCGTTGCCAAAATTTCCCAACTTGCCGATATGATTGACCGCTTTGTTGTCGATGGTATCGTTAATTTGGTTGGTTTATTTTCGCTATTAGGTGGCGAAAGTTTAAAATACAGCACCTCTGGACAAACCCAATTTTACGCTTTAACTGTCTTACTAGGAGTGAGCGTTTTAGGAATATGGGTAGCTTGGCCATTTTGGGGAGTGCAGTTTTTAAATTTGATTTTTCCAATTTCGACAGTTGGGTAGTTAAACACCCTTTGATTACAAACAAGCAGACAGTTTAGTATAAAATTTGCAGGAGAATTCCATGAGCATACGAAATACCCAAATCAATCTTTCCAGAAGAGGTTTATTGAAGTTTAGTGCAGGTGCGATCGGTACAGGGGTATTGACAGTTGGACTTAGCTCAAACTTACTTGCAGCCGAAAAAAAAGCCCCAGCAGCGCCAGCAGAAGATGAGATTAATCCCGATAAGGCATTGCAAGAATTACTAGATGGGAATGATAGATTTGTTAAATCAAAACGGCGCAATCCTCACCAAACACGTTCACGTTTAGTCGAAGTTGCCAAAGGTCAAAAGCCATTTGCTTCTGTTCTCGGTTGTGCAGATTCACGAGTGCCTTCAGAGATTGTCTTTGACCAAGGACTTGGAGATTTATTTGTCTGCCGTGTAGCTGGTAATATTGCCACACCAGAAGAAATTGGTAGCTTAGAATTTGGCAGCTTAGTATTAGGTACTAAAGTAATCATGGTAGTGGGGCATGAAAAATGTGGTGCGGTAGATGCTGCAATCAAAGGCGCTCAAGTACCAGGACAAATTGGAAGTTTGCTTGAAGCAATTAAACCAAGTGTAGAAAGCTCCAAAGGAAAATCAGGAGATAGGTTAGAAAACGCTTGTAAAGCAAATATTCTGGCACAAATTGAAAAATTGAAATCATCCACAGTTTTATCTGAACTAATCAAGGCAGAGAAGCTAAAAATAGTCGGTGGATATTACGATTTAGATACTGGGAGAATTAGTTTAGTGAATTAGTTTTTTTGTCCTTTGTCATTAGTGATTGGTCATTGGCTAAGAGGAAGTCATAAATGACAAAGGATAAACGACGAAGGGCAAACCAGAAAGGACAAAGGACAAGAATACCATGTTAAGTGTTTTGATTTGGCTCCCTATTTTAGCCGCCGCTCTGATAGCAATATTACCTGCAAGTTTCCCTAAGCATCGTATTCGTTTAACAGCATTAATTTTATCAGGTATAGTTCTTTCTTGGAACATATTTATCCTGCTAAAGTTTGATATTGTCAACCCAGGAATGCAATTTAAAGAGTATTTGCCCTGGAATGAAACCCTGGGTTTGAGTTATCAAATAGGTGTGGATGGGCTTTCTATATTAATGTTGGTGTTAAATAGTCTACTAACCTGGATTTCTATTTACACCAGTAGTAAAGAAACTGAACGTCCTCGGCTGTTCTACTCCATGATTTTATTAGTGAGTGGAGGGGTTGCAGGTGCTTTTCTCGCGGAGAATTTGCTGCTATTCTTCCTATTCTACGAACTAGAATTAATCCCTTTCTACTTACTAATTTCCATTTGGGGAGGAGCAAAACGGGGTTATGCTGGGATGAAATTCCTGATTTATACTGCGGTTTCAGGAGCATTAATTCTGGCAACATTCTTAGGTATGGTATGGCTGAGTGGTTCTACCAATTTTGCTTTTGATTCAGTCTCTACAGAAAATCTGTCAACAGCAAAACAAATCCTTTTACTAGCGGGAATAGTCTTAGGTTTTGGGATTAAAATCCCCTTAGTTCCCTTCCATACTTGGCTACCCGATGCTTACGTTGAGGCTTCAGCACCAATTGCCATTCTTCTCGGTGGCGTGTTGGCAAAGCTGGGAACTTATGGATTGCTGCGATTTGGTTTGGGGATGTTTCCCCATGCTTGGAGCATTATTGCACCGACTCTGGCAATTTGGGGAGCAATCAGCGCTATCTATGGGGCAGTAATTGCGATCGCTCAAAAAGATATCAAGCGCATGGTAGCATACAGTTCCGTCGGCCACATGGGCTATATTTTGTTAGCTGCTGCTGCTAGTACTCCCTTAGCACTCGTTGGTGCAGTCGCCCAAATGTTTAGTCACGGTATCATCCTGGCGATTCTCTTCCACTTGGTGGGAGTTGTAGAAGCCAAAGTCGGAACGCGCGAGTTAGATAAACTCAATGGTTTGATGAGTCCCATACGCGGCTTACCTCTAATTAGTGCCTTACTAGTTTTAGGCGGGATGGCTAGTGCAGGTATTCCCGGTTTAACAGGATTTATTGCCGAATTTATCGTCTTTCAAGGTAGTTTCTCTGCCTTTCCCATCCCGACAATTTTGTGTGTAGTGGCTAGTGGATTAACCGCAGTTTATTTTGTCATCCTTCTCAACCGCACCTGTTTTGGCAGACTCGATAACTTCGCCTACTATCCCAAAGTCCTTTGGTCTGAGAAAATCCCAGCTTTAATTTTGGCAGCTTTCATCATCTTTTTGGGAGTACAACCCACTTGGTTAGTGCGTTGGAGTGAATCTACAACTACAACAATGGTGGCTGCAATTCCCTCTTTGGAAAAAACCGTAATCTCTGAAGTAGCGCTGAAGTAATCAATAAGAGAGTTACGCATCGATAAAGGAGGAAGGATGAATCTCACATTAATTCCCGGTGGTCTTGTTCTATTTCGCTTTTTGATATCTCCATTCCTCCTGTTAGGTGCCTGGGATGGCAAAACCAGTATTTGGTTCATAGTCGGTTTTGTTGCAGCCTTTCTCTCAGATATTTTTGATGGCATTATTGCGCGAAAACTAGGTGTCAGTACTGCCCAATTGCGCCAAGCTGATAGTTGGGCTGATGTCTGCCTTTTTAGCTGTATCTTTGTGAGTGCGTGGATAGTTCATCAAGATATTCTCGTTACTTATAGCGTACCTTTGCTAATGATTGTTTTTGCTCAATTGCTGTGGTGGGCGGTGAATTTAGTGAAATATGGTAAACCCGCTAGCTATCACACCTACTCTGCAAAATTTTGGGGAATCACTCTTTTTATTGCGATTATTGCCCTGTTTGGCTTTGATTACGCTGGAGTTACCTTATGGCTGACTTGTATTGCTGGCACAATTCACAGCCTTGAAGAAATTGCTATGACGCTAATATTGCCAGTTTGGACACATGATGTTTTAAGCATTTTTCATGCCCTGAATATTCGTCAAGAATCACTAACACCAATTACTAAATAATATGACAGCAATTAAAACAGCAATTAAATTACCTCCTTCAACGCACGAATTTGCCGATGTAATTCATCGCTTAGAAGCAGGCGGTGCAATGTTACCCGATACTCCAGAAAATTTGATGCAAATCATCGGTTTATATAAAGCTTATGCTGTGCCGATGGATTTTTACTGGCGCGACCTACTTTATATTGCTGAAAACGAGTTTTTAAACCCGGTTCCCTTCTTTAAATACTTCTTACCCAAAGAGTATTTAGAACTTCATAATCATTATGCTGGTGATGATGCTGATTTACGAATTTGGCGCGGCGAAGCTACTGCACATCCAGAACTTTTGGCATTTATGGAAAAGGGTGAAACCTTCAAAATGCCGAAGTTATTGCATCACTTGTTCCACGATCGCATCAACATGGAGTTTGCGGAAGCTTGTATGCGGGCGATGTTATGGCACAGAGGGATGGGCGGACAATTTGACCCTTACCTAGATTCAGACGAATACAAAGCTAACGCTGACCGAGCAATTAAAGCTTATTTCCAAGGAAACCCAGTAATGCTGGGTCTTTACAAGCTGTTCCCCGATATGTTTTTGGAACAGTGCCGCCAGATGTCATACTACGCTAATCTGGGCTTATTCTGGGAAGTCATGGCCCCGGTATTCTTTGAAATGTCCGATCGCTATGATGAAGGTACGATTAGCACCGTCCCAGAGGCAATGAGCTTCTTAGTTAATGGTATATTTGCGATCGCAGGTCGTCCCATTTACCATCACGTTTATATTCGTGGTGAATGCTACGAAATTATCCCCAAATCCAAGGGTTTCATGTGGCTATATGAAGCAGCATTACCTTATGTAGAAGCAGTTTTCTACCGCACCGCACCCTTCCGAGGGACAAAATCTTATAATGCTCAAGCGCGTCAAGTACCAGAAGACCAAAAAGACTTTCACTTTGGTATTCTTTACGCTGATGTATTTCCAGTGGGTACTGCTGGCATTCCCCCGACATTATTAATGCAAGATATGTTGCATTTTTTGCCCCCGTATCTTGTTGATTACTACAGCCAACATTGCCGGGGTGAAGAAGATATGTTGATTCAGTTGGGAGTTAGTTTTCAACGCTCAATGTACTGTGTTACTTCTGCGGTAATTCAAGCTTTGCGAACTGCACTTTTATATCCTTTAGATGACCAAAATCCCAAACATTTACAAGCCAATCGAGATTTTTTTGAAATGCAGCTAAATCGCTTTACTCGATCCGACTATAATATTCGTGATGCTGCTCGTTTAGGGAGTATTCAAAAGCAAGATTATAGATAAGAGATCCCCCCAACCCCCCTTAAAAAGGGGGGCTTTTTTTATTATTTTTTTGAAATTAGTGTATTTACTGTTTCAGTCCATAACATATTTAGGCTAAATTAAAAGAATATTCTTAATAAGAAAATGGTTAATTATGTAGGACAAAATGGAAGTAAATATGTTTGAAAATGTTATACATTACATTATTAAAGATATATTTTATCAAGCTGAAACAGTAAGCTCTATCTCAAACTTAGCAGAGAAAGCTGTAGAAATCTTAGATGCTGTTCCTAGTATTTCTCACTGTCATGACAGAGACTTCAAATGGTCTAGACCTATATTCATTTTGAAAGATGGGACTTTAGTTAAAACTTGCAAAAATGTGATTGGACTCGATCACATTTTTTTAGCTGACAGTAATAACAAAT contains:
- a CDS encoding alpha/beta hydrolase, with the translated sequence MKDWWQATFPKGRQTLIITDAKGYPVQISYGEKGRGKPLILLHGMGSWSYNWRHSVTELSKYFRVICFDAKGFGFSEKPLSRREHNGHQVIEFQRIIQALCDEPAVIVAESLGGLVALALAQENPQLIGQLVVVNVPVFAQRLPHWAMGLLAQTPLEIIQTIDSLRLAYLFAPLLREIMAIERRGVLFDPSILTKEDVYWITYPFIQFPGTIVKVAEELQIAAREIENWQANKPNMLTKIQNKLSAIKCPTLVLWGDQDSWFPATHGEKLHQHIPNSKLKILSNCYHDASSGASKELNAAILEFLRDGETVLRPLDG
- a CDS encoding NADH-quinone oxidoreductase subunit M, whose product is MLSVLIWLPILAAALIAILPASFPKHRIRLTALILSGIVLSWNIFILLKFDIVNPGMQFKEYLPWNETLGLSYQIGVDGLSILMLVLNSLLTWISIYTSSKETERPRLFYSMILLVSGGVAGAFLAENLLLFFLFYELELIPFYLLISIWGGAKRGYAGMKFLIYTAVSGALILATFLGMVWLSGSTNFAFDSVSTENLSTAKQILLLAGIVLGFGIKIPLVPFHTWLPDAYVEASAPIAILLGGVLAKLGTYGLLRFGLGMFPHAWSIIAPTLAIWGAISAIYGAVIAIAQKDIKRMVAYSSVGHMGYILLAAAASTPLALVGAVAQMFSHGIILAILFHLVGVVEAKVGTRELDKLNGLMSPIRGLPLISALLVLGGMASAGIPGLTGFIAEFIVFQGSFSAFPIPTILCVVASGLTAVYFVILLNRTCFGRLDNFAYYPKVLWSEKIPALILAAFIIFLGVQPTWLVRWSESTTTTMVAAIPSLEKTVISEVALK
- a CDS encoding NAD(P)H-quinone oxidoreductase subunit F, whose protein sequence is MAQFLLETVWLVPCYALIGGLLAVPWSPGIIRKTGPRPAGYINLVMTFLAFVHSAIALQATWNQPAQEVFIPWLSTAGLDLTIALEISSVSVGALVVITGLNLLAQIYAIGYMEMDWGWGRFYSLLGLFEAGLCALVLCNNLFFSYVILEVLTLGTYLLVGLWFSQPLVVSGARDAFLTKRVGDLFLLMGVLALWPLAGTWSYPELAKWAATANVNPTTMALVGLALIAGPMGKCAQFPLHLWLDEAMEGPVPSTILRNSVVVASGAWVLIKLQPVLSLSPIVSSAMVAIGVVTAVGASLIAIAQVDLKRCQSYSVSAYMGLVFIAVGTQQDEAALLLVLTHAISAALLVMSTGGIIWNSITQDVTQLGGLWTRRPISAIAFIVGTLGLIGFPPLGSFWALVKLADGLWETQPWLVGVVITVNALTAVSLTREFGLIFGGKATQMSQRSPEAHWPMILPMVILLAFSLHLPLVLQSLSLLPDWATLNKDVVLLLIWSSISGCSITGVVYLGNIPKPIRLPWKGLQDLFAYDFYTPKLYRITIIFGVAKISQLADMIDRFVVDGIVNLVGLFSLLGGESLKYSTSGQTQFYALTVLLGVSVLGIWVAWPFWGVQFLNLIFPISTVG
- a CDS encoding CDP-alcohol phosphatidyltransferase family protein, producing MNLTLIPGGLVLFRFLISPFLLLGAWDGKTSIWFIVGFVAAFLSDIFDGIIARKLGVSTAQLRQADSWADVCLFSCIFVSAWIVHQDILVTYSVPLLMIVFAQLLWWAVNLVKYGKPASYHTYSAKFWGITLFIAIIALFGFDYAGVTLWLTCIAGTIHSLEEIAMTLILPVWTHDVLSIFHALNIRQESLTPITK
- a CDS encoding carbonic anhydrase yields the protein MSIRNTQINLSRRGLLKFSAGAIGTGVLTVGLSSNLLAAEKKAPAAPAEDEINPDKALQELLDGNDRFVKSKRRNPHQTRSRLVEVAKGQKPFASVLGCADSRVPSEIVFDQGLGDLFVCRVAGNIATPEEIGSLEFGSLVLGTKVIMVVGHEKCGAVDAAIKGAQVPGQIGSLLEAIKPSVESSKGKSGDRLENACKANILAQIEKLKSSTVLSELIKAEKLKIVGGYYDLDTGRISLVN
- a CDS encoding class I SAM-dependent methyltransferase → MPKQSIGLDDQLYNYLLSVSLREPEILLKLRQETANHPRSTMQISPEQGQFMRLLVQLIGAKKTLEVGVFTGYSSLSVALALPDDGKIIAADVSEEFTAIARRYWQEAGVAHKIDLRLAPGLETLDQLLATGQGETFDFAFIDADKENYDGYYERSLQLLRPGGLIAIDNVLWSGQVADPENQDESTQSIRALNEKLHHDERVTLSLVPIADGLTLAIKRS
- a CDS encoding CO2 hydration protein — protein: MTAIKTAIKLPPSTHEFADVIHRLEAGGAMLPDTPENLMQIIGLYKAYAVPMDFYWRDLLYIAENEFLNPVPFFKYFLPKEYLELHNHYAGDDADLRIWRGEATAHPELLAFMEKGETFKMPKLLHHLFHDRINMEFAEACMRAMLWHRGMGGQFDPYLDSDEYKANADRAIKAYFQGNPVMLGLYKLFPDMFLEQCRQMSYYANLGLFWEVMAPVFFEMSDRYDEGTISTVPEAMSFLVNGIFAIAGRPIYHHVYIRGECYEIIPKSKGFMWLYEAALPYVEAVFYRTAPFRGTKSYNAQARQVPEDQKDFHFGILYADVFPVGTAGIPPTLLMQDMLHFLPPYLVDYYSQHCRGEEDMLIQLGVSFQRSMYCVTSAVIQALRTALLYPLDDQNPKHLQANRDFFEMQLNRFTRSDYNIRDAARLGSIQKQDYR